TCGGGCCGTGGAGTCATAGATGATGTTCGACCTCATCTGTAGCAAAGCCTCTTCCCCAGGTCCACTGGAAAAACCATCCAGGTCCAGGTTATCCAGCTCCGGGATTTGCTCATGGGCGATCATTTCATTCAATTCCTCCTTCTGCTCCTTGTCATTGCTTTGGTCATCAGAATACACAACAAGCAAAGGGTCATGCTTATTCTGGGCACTGGTGTCTATTTCCAGTTGTCCCCTTCCGGCATCTTCGATCTGGTCATGTCTGCTCTCAATGTGGACCTCCAGCTGGTGGGTGGACGAGCCTGACTTTTGCCAACGTCTGATGGCATCCGTGACGTCGAACGTCTCCCACTCACTGTTGGTTCCATAGATCTCCCCTGACACTAGGACTAGCATGTTTCTTTCAGCCTCGTTGTCCCCTTCACTGTCTAGTACTTCAAAAATGGTAATTTTCCGGTCCACTCCATCATATATCATGCGATCTCTTTGCACCAGCGTGTACAACCTGAGTTCAGCCATGATCACTTCTTCATGGTGAGGGATGGACACATTGAAGAGGAGAGGGTATTTTCGGAGTCCATTAAAACTGGCTGGTTGAGAAAACAGAtctgaaaaaaaagggggggggggagatttgCAAAAAATCAGACTTGCTGTATGTTTTATAGAAAAACAGATGTTTATTTACGTCAGAAGAAGGCCTGCTCATGCAGGAAGTTTGATGTAGAGTAAATAAGCGGAAAagatcaatgaaaacaaaaaccatgtTAATATTCTGTGACACAGAAAATACCAAAAGGTCAATGACAGAATGCTAAGCTGAGTTGAGAATTCAGAACTAACACAGAAAATGACCGCCAAATGGACGGGAGAACTCTCACTCAGCTTTCCTTGAGTAACTTACCCTCCTTTGAGTTATAGATCTGGAAGGGACCTTGGAGATGGCGTGGAAGAGCACTCTATTTTTCTAACCAGTAAAGAGTCATTAAATGGGGTGTGTGGTGATTGTTCTTTTCTTGTAGTTTCTCATGGATAATGACTTCATGACTTTTCCTGTTTGTGTTTATCATGGGTGGAGATCCCCACAGAGTTGGAGATCTGGCCTTCCAGTTGGGCACTGATCTTCCTGAAAGATCTTCATGTAGACTATGGCTCATGGGCCAAATTGAGCCTGctacctgttttgtttttttttaaataaagctttattggagcACAGCCTCACCCATTTATTTCTCCATTGTCTATGGTTGAGGGCAGAGTTAGGTAGTCTCAACAGAGAACATATGACctgcaaagtctaaaatattgaCTATCTCTGGACCTTTGCAGAAAAAAGTTTGTTGGCCTTGGCTCTAGTCAACAAAGCCTATCAGGGTCAATAACAACAGCCATTAATCAGGGACCATGGCAGTTGATTTTGTGATCCTTTATAAGGAGGGGTAGGAGAAAATGAATACTGAGGTCAGATGGATTGCCTTAGTCTTGTACCTCCATCACCTTGCAAGGAGTTCAGCATGCATACAAATCACTCAAGAACCTTTATGAAACACTTCTTAAAAGTTCCTTTAGTCATGGAAGCACACCTCCAAACTATCATGTGGACTTTCTACCTGAGATTTTTACAGTGAGCCCAAAGCTCCTGCATACTTGACTTAGGcaatatatatctataaagaatCCCTGAGGACATTTGTCATCAGACTGTCCAAGGATTCCACAACACCAAGGACCACCAATTGAGGGGTTCTCTATCATCTTTAGCAACATTCCCCAATTATATATCCAGCTCATGATTTCAGTGGGATCCCTACcagattatattattttcatacttttattCAACTTTATCTAATTAATTTATACTTAATGTCTCTTAAAAGACCAGAAAGGCTTATGGTTGAGGTGATAATTATTTGGAATTTTACAAAAtctacattaataaaaatatgtaatgatttttcatgtatttcacaGTTTCACAATTCTGAGTACCACCCAAAATAACCTTCCACACTGCTAGTGGGAAATACTGAGCTATGCAATGAATTTCAACTCACTGGGATGACTGTCAAGACCTGCTTTAACTGGGTCTTGGTCTTTCGATCCAGCCACAGTTCCTATTCATCCTCTTCAGTGCACAGAATTGCAATTgctctattaatatttttttggaCAATTGATATCTTCATGTCCTAAAAAACACCTCCCTTTCCCCCTGTATTTTGCACATTTAAATATGCTCTTTTTATCTTCAGAAGGCCCTCTTGCCTCACCTTCCCCTATCCATCTCTGGCCTCTCCCCTGTGAGACCCTCCTTACAACAAGTCCCTATCTGAAAGCTTCCGTTATGAGTCACTTGAGcacttgctctctctgtctcccctctGACTTTTGTCATTTACTCTGTTTCTGTTGTAATTTTTATGAATGAATCTTCACAACTAGATTGCCAACATCCTTGGGGCAGTTACTATGACTCAAACTCCCTATTACGTCTGTATTTTACCATGATGCCTTAAACAGAGACAGTGTCTTAAGATGTTAATTATTTGTTGATTCTGGGCATCAGGCCAACTGAGTTAAGGGCATGACATATATCTATAACATATCAGGTTTGGGGGTAAGAAACAGAAGTAACTTGGGAATTGTCTCTCTAGTCTAAAAATTAGGGAGACTACTTCCTCTGGACAGGGAACACAAAAAGACCAAAAATGGGAGAGGAGACTGGTCTCTCCATGAGAAAAGTGCAAAGTAAAAGTTCTCTGTAGTGGCAGAGAGAGATTGCAAAGGCAAATAAGGAAAAATTTGCATAATGGATATTATAAAAAAATGGTGCTAATGGATAGACTCACTGTATTTGTCATGGTGATGCTTTCCGTGGATGCTTACATATGAGCAAACCTATATGATTATATACCTTAAATAAATGCAGATATCTGTAtgccaataaaatttattttttaaattaactcacTGAAGTTCTTTTCATATGCAGATGAAGTGAGTGATAGATGAAGGAGTTACATTTTAAAGTAAGAGAACTCATGTTCTTCACAAATTTCACATGCCAAGGGCTTTGCAAGTGTGACCTTAAGTAGTTCTTACAATGTCCCCATAATTCAAGTAGGATCCTCTGTCTATTTTGCACCAAAAGAGACTAGATCTCAATGCAGAGAACTGACTTCCCTAGACGATGcaaggagggaggagtggagctAGGGAACCGAAGGCATAGTTTTCCCATTTTGGATATGGCACTTGCTTTTCCCATGTGAGTTAAGTTTGGAGATTTGGGGTCTGCACTGAGCAGAACTGAAGGACCAGATGGAAGATCATAGCAGCCAACAGAGTGAGATCAGTGAGGGGACACTTGTCTTCAGACTGCATTTCCTCCCACAGACTGGCAGAGGGAGGTTTAGCGGCTGAGTGCCCACGGAGACACGTGCTCCTGCCTACGCTGATCTTCAGCAATAACAAACTGGGTAGACCCCACATTCTGACCTGGCTTCCCCAAATCCTCCAAAGAGAAGTGAGAATGGAAAGTGTTCTTGTTTTCCCAGGGCTTGCAGACACTTCTCCACCACACCCTGAGCCAGACACTTGGGACAAGTGCTGAGAAGCCTTAGGAAGCATTCCCACAGTAGGAGGTTGCTCAGTTTCCAATTCAAACTCTCCTCCAAAAGGAATCTTTAAGCTTGGCTTTTCTACTAGGAATATgttacaaaatatacattttagcAGTCAATTTTAAAGGCAAATAATATCTCAAGGCATAAGATATACCTGGTGAGCATACATTCCAATGCCtacaattttaagcaatgaattCATAACAATTAAAGTTTTTCCAGCCCTTCATAGGAAACCAAAGTGCTTATCTGTAGCAACACATGATTCCCTCAACTGTGTTATGTTGGTATTACGGctcccattttatggataaggaaattgaggcttggATAGAGTAAATTAATTATCCATAAATACCCAAGTCAACCAACTCTCAAAATTTCATATCTTGAGTTCTTTCTTGCCACTGCCTTTTGGCTTTCAGAACATCTGGACAACATCAATCAAAACCTCTTTTATGTCTGCTTAATGATTGTAAAAGTATGATTGGAAAATACTAAAGAATTCATCTCCTTCAATCCATAGCTTCTATCATAGATAATTTTCCTCTACCGTACTAAATAAAGGATTAACTTGCTAGCTCTCTAGTTCTAGTTACTGAATTTAAAGATGTGAGAGGAGAAAACACACTTCTCAGCAATAATTTAAAGCTTGTACATTCCTCTTCATAAAGATACAGAAATGACAAGCTGGATCATTAATTGCATACTTCCTATAAACAGTGCTCCAAGGATGTACATAACATACCAAACACAGTTCAACTTCAGGAAGCATCTGCACAATCCAAGTCTCCATCCTATTCTAAGATTTCTTAAATAAGGTAACAAAATAGAAGCATCCAAAGTttgagcaaaacaacaacaacaaaaaacatgactttccaggcttttatgtttttttactATTTCCATTCTAAGTAAAAACCAAAATGGAAATTGAGGCCCATCTGGAAAGTGACAAAAATATAAGCAGCCCAGCAATAGTTTTGTGTTACTTGTTGCCTaaattgaaactttttaaagATCTTAGGATATCATAACTATAGACATTCTGCGGCTTTTTATTAAAAGGTGTTTTTCTGTGCCTTTTGGGGGGTTCCAAAACAACCATATAAATGGTATAGATCAAAATTGGCACTGTTTGGGGTTATCGGTATATATATACCCCCAAATGGATGTATTCATCCTTATCCATATTCCCATGCATTGAAAATTACCTTCTTGGAAAAAGCCCAAGCCAAAGTTCATCAGTGAAAATGCAGACTTACCTTCATTCTTGAAACTCCTGATGATGTTGGCAGAGGGCATGGAGGTCCGGTCTGTGGCGAATTTGTTGTAGAGTTCCAGCATATACTCTGGTGGGTCCACCTTGGCTGAGTCCTGCATAGGGATGTCCGACAGGTTCAACGTCTTGAGGAACTCGTCCTTCATGCTCTGCAGCAGTGTGTTAAAGTCAACACCATCTTGCTCTGAGAAGACATCATCAAAGAAGGGCATATCTTCTTCCAGAGGCTCAAGGCCCATGATGGGACTGCCAGAAACGGAGTGAGCCACCAGGCAGAAGACAGCGCACAGCCGCAGGACCAGAGAATCCATGACTCCGCTCAAGCCTCCAGGCCAACCCAGGAAAGTCTAGCTCTCCTGGGCTCTAAGTGGCAGTTTTATCTAGCAGAGCGTAAATGTCTCATGTCACTGCAGACAAGTTTGGaagctcttcctctctctccccctccccctttcatTCTTCCTCTCCCCCCAAAAGTCAGGTTGCAGTAATTGGCTAACAAAATCCCCTAGAGGGGCCTAGCCTTTCTTATCTCCTTAGTGTAAACTTGTGCACTAGATTTTGTTTCTATCTTGCaatccctttttcttttaatgagcaTTTTGTAAACATTTCCACATTCTGACACTGGTTGAGAGATAGGACAATTTTCTCGTTGCAAAGGCTCTTGCTTCCTTTCAACAGAAATGCCTATATTCTGCTTTTATGGCATTCAGTGTCACACATGCATACGATAGATATTAAGAACCAACCTGATATACATCAACGGTGATACATCTTTGTGCAAGTGATTGGGCTTACAGTGTCAAATAGACATTTCTGAAGATGAACCAAATAGTTAACTTCAAGTTAGATAAAtcaatataaatgaatttaaataaactttggaacatacatttttaaaaataggaaagtatGAACTTCATGGTCAATGGCCTTTTTTCCTACAGATTCCATCAGGCTAAAATGACTTTTGAAAAATAGAGCAAGTGCTTAATTATAATGGCTACTAAAATTTATTAAGTGCTTCCCACAAATAGGCATTGTGCTGATTGCCTCATATATACCATCGAGTATACTTCCTGTAGTGATCCTATTATTATCCCCACTGTGTGTGGAGGTATaaacatgtatatttatacactGAGGTTCCATAGCTTGCCAGAAGTCACAAAGCTACAAAGTGAGAAAGCCACAGGTTAAACTCAGGAAGTCTGGTTCTTATGAAAGAGAACACAATCTTACTTTAAAACCACTCTTCCATTAGAGTAGGGCATAAGTCCCAATGTTGAAAAGCCACCCAGTCCCCAGAACAGCCCTGCACTGGTCAGGCACAACCACCAGGTGACAAGTAGCAATTTACAGCTGGAGGTAGACCTCAGTTCCTTTGTTTGTGCAAGCAACTATTATATGTCAAAAATCTCTTGCCAAACTTGTCTCTAAGACTATATCAAATcagtcatcagaaaaaaaaaaaaatgaaagttccaGCAAAATTTTGTCAAGCATTACTAGGCAGATGAAATATGCCAAATGCCTTGgtctaaagggaaaaaaatggcagACATGATTGTGTCCTGTTTAGGAAACACAAATCAGGCTTATCACGCTTTCCACCCGAATGGCTGCAGTAGCAGCCATAGAGCAGTCAGGGTGACCCTGTGGACAACCGCAGGGAATGATTTTCTTGCTGGGGCAGAGGTATTGGTATCTCTCTGGTTTGTTTAGTGCACTCCCTGTGCAACTATTCAGGCAGCCCAAAGCT
The sequence above is a segment of the Marmota flaviventris isolate mMarFla1 chromosome 14, mMarFla1.hap1, whole genome shotgun sequence genome. Coding sequences within it:
- the Bmp10 gene encoding bone morphogenetic protein 10; amino-acid sequence: MDSLVLRLCAVFCLVAHSVSGSPIMGLEPLEEDMPFFDDVFSEQDGVDFNTLLQSMKDEFLKTLNLSDIPMQDSAKVDPPEYMLELYNKFATDRTSMPSANIIRSFKNEDLFSQPASFNGLRKYPLLFNVSIPHHEEVIMAELRLYTLVQRDRMIYDGVDRKITIFEVLDSEGDNEAERNMLVLVSGEIYGTNSEWETFDVTDAIRRWQKSGSSTHQLEVHIESRHDQIEDAGRGQLEIDTSAQNKHDPLLVVYSDDQSNDKEQKEELNEMIAHEQIPELDNLDLDGFSSGPGEEALLQMRSNIIYDSTARIRRNAKGNYCKRTPLYIDFKEIGWDSWIIAPPGYEAYECRGVCNYPLAEHLTPTKHAIIQALVHLKNSQKASKACCVPTKLEPISILYLDKGVVTYKFKYEGMAVSECGCR